A genomic segment from Sulfitobacter mediterraneus encodes:
- a CDS encoding extracellular solute-binding protein: MKSTVLFATGAALALTTFSAQADTLRLLTWGGYAPEDVVAKFEAETGHTVEVTKSNNEEMVAKLRATNGGGFDLAQPSQDRIAGAQAEFGIYKPLDMSKIDTSLFIPSMLAATKGNTMVDGEVYGVPHVWGTSGLVVNTAEAGQVQDYMDLCDPSVAGKVSYRLKRPTLIGFAFSMGMDPFAAYADPDAYQAILDKVEAQLIDCKSNVKTYWGGGDEIKNLLRSGEVTASMAWDTGGWQLNDDNADITFVAPKSGALGWIDTFALPARGRADDAAYAWINFVMQPEIAAMITTAAGNFTASQGGDAGVDDALKAKYQASFPQEAIDNIKWYPAVPAGLEALEGATLDRINAAK, encoded by the coding sequence ATGAAATCGACTGTATTATTTGCGACCGGCGCTGCGCTGGCGCTGACGACATTTTCGGCGCAGGCAGACACCCTGCGCCTGCTGACATGGGGCGGATATGCGCCCGAAGACGTGGTGGCCAAGTTCGAGGCGGAAACCGGCCACACCGTTGAGGTGACAAAGTCCAACAACGAAGAAATGGTTGCCAAGCTGCGTGCGACAAACGGCGGCGGCTTTGATCTGGCACAGCCAAGCCAAGACCGGATCGCCGGGGCTCAGGCCGAGTTTGGGATCTACAAGCCGCTGGACATGTCCAAGATCGACACCAGCCTGTTCATTCCGTCAATGCTGGCCGCGACCAAGGGCAACACCATGGTCGATGGCGAGGTCTATGGCGTGCCGCATGTTTGGGGCACTTCCGGTTTGGTGGTGAACACTGCCGAAGCAGGTCAGGTGCAAGACTATATGGATCTGTGTGATCCCTCCGTCGCGGGTAAGGTGTCTTATCGTTTGAAGCGTCCAACGCTGATTGGATTTGCCTTCTCCATGGGCATGGACCCCTTTGCCGCCTACGCGGACCCAGATGCCTATCAGGCGATCCTGGACAAGGTCGAGGCGCAGTTGATCGACTGTAAATCCAACGTCAAAACCTATTGGGGCGGCGGTGACGAGATCAAGAACCTGCTGCGCTCTGGCGAAGTGACGGCGTCAATGGCATGGGACACCGGTGGCTGGCAGTTGAACGATGACAACGCCGACATCACCTTTGTTGCGCCCAAGTCCGGCGCGCTGGGTTGGATCGACACATTTGCCTTGCCTGCACGTGGTCGCGCGGATGATGCCGCTTACGCTTGGATCAACTTTGTGATGCAGCCCGAAATCGCGGCGATGATCACCACAGCAGCGGGCAACTTCACCGCCTCGCAAGGTGGTGATGCTGGCGTAGACGACGCGCTGAAGGCAAAGTATCAGGCCAGCTTCCCGCAAGAGGCGATCGACAACATCAAATGGTATCCTGCGGTGCCTGCGGGCCTTGAGGCGCTGGAAGGTGCCACCTTGGACCGGATCAACGCGGCCAAGTAA
- a CDS encoding DUF6455 family protein: MALTFSQMTIEKFEERMRLRRRMLQSTGADLGKGSAWPTTEQDIRASVQNCCACDSEVDCQAWLARHPIADAPPSFCKNQDAILRQKKAL; the protein is encoded by the coding sequence ATGGCATTGACGTTTTCACAGATGACAATCGAGAAATTCGAGGAACGGATGCGCCTGCGCCGCAGGATGCTGCAATCCACCGGGGCAGACCTCGGCAAAGGGTCTGCCTGGCCGACCACCGAACAAGACATTCGCGCCAGCGTTCAGAATTGTTGCGCCTGCGATAGCGAAGTTGACTGCCAGGCTTGGCTGGCGCGGCATCCGATTGCCGATGCGCCGCCCAGCTTTTGTAAGAACCAGGATGCGATCCTGCGTCAGAAGAAGGCGCTGTGA
- a CDS encoding ABC transporter permease yields MASDKSRLGLILLMAPLAIWLMTLIVLPHVGMFLVSLQEKIGIRQYETSLANYAVFFNEPLYWNTFARTAYMSITATVLTLLIGFPVAYYIAKLTRGRTKTTLFLMCLIPFWVSELVRTFGWMILLRETGVLSSFLQYIGVLAGPVEFLYNDAAIMTGLVYTSMLFMVVPLVTTLDSLDDSLIEAGYDLGGSSFSILREIVIPHAMPGIVSGCIVVFMLSLGNYLTPILLGGKDSLWFTGLIYDQFITRFNWELGSAFGFLLLGLSSLIVFLALKLSGQSLGKTMGR; encoded by the coding sequence ATGGCCTCTGACAAATCCCGACTTGGGCTGATCCTGCTGATGGCCCCGCTGGCGATCTGGCTGATGACGCTGATCGTTCTGCCGCATGTGGGGATGTTTCTGGTGTCTTTGCAGGAAAAGATTGGCATCCGGCAATATGAGACCAGCCTTGCCAATTATGCTGTGTTCTTTAACGAGCCGCTCTATTGGAACACCTTTGCCCGCACCGCCTATATGTCGATCACGGCAACGGTTTTGACCCTGCTGATCGGGTTTCCGGTGGCCTATTACATTGCCAAGCTGACACGGGGGCGGACCAAGACAACCCTGTTCCTTATGTGTCTGATCCCCTTTTGGGTGAGCGAGTTGGTGCGCACATTCGGTTGGATGATCCTTTTGCGCGAAACCGGTGTTCTGTCGTCATTCCTGCAATATATCGGTGTGTTGGCCGGTCCTGTTGAGTTTCTATATAACGATGCGGCGATCATGACGGGGCTGGTTTACACGTCCATGCTGTTCATGGTGGTGCCGCTGGTCACGACCCTCGATAGCCTTGATGACAGCCTGATCGAGGCGGGCTATGACCTTGGCGGCAGCAGCTTTAGCATCCTGCGCGAGATTGTAATCCCTCATGCCATGCCCGGGATCGTATCTGGCTGTATCGTGGTGTTCATGCTGTCACTGGGCAATTACCTGACGCCGATCCTGCTGGGCGGGAAAGACAGCCTTTGGTTCACCGGGCTGATTTATGACCAGTTTATCACCCGCTTTAACTGGGAGTTGGGATCGGCCTTTGGCTTCCTTTTGTTGGGCTTGTCTTCGCTGATCGTGTTTCTGGCTCTGAAATTGTCCGGCCAGTCGCTGGGCAAGACGATGGGGCGCTGA
- a CDS encoding Na+/H+ antiporter subunit G, with protein sequence MTLQLIGIYAVGICLLVGAAFALIGTIGLLKFNDSMTRLHAPTKVGTIGIGALLLASMIHSYVFADGSLHELLIMAFLFVTAPISANFIAKVNIHKRTCDTPPSPPKDDMWATLNVPEADREIAKAD encoded by the coding sequence ATGACACTCCAACTGATCGGAATTTATGCCGTTGGCATCTGCCTGTTGGTCGGGGCGGCCTTTGCCCTGATCGGGACCATTGGCCTGCTCAAGTTCAACGATTCCATGACCCGCCTGCATGCGCCGACCAAGGTTGGTACCATTGGCATCGGGGCGTTGCTGCTGGCGTCGATGATCCACAGCTATGTCTTTGCCGATGGGTCGCTACATGAGTTGCTGATCATGGCGTTTCTGTTTGTGACCGCGCCAATCTCGGCCAATTTCATCGCCAAGGTGAACATCCACAAACGCACATGCGACACGCCCCCTTCGCCGCCGAAGGATGATATGTGGGCAACCCTGAACGTGCCCGAAGCAGATCGCGAGATTGCAAAAGCGGACTGA
- a CDS encoding ABC transporter permease, protein MITGIPQSSGFKWTYRAYVTLFFIYLALPLVTVCVFAFNDSVFPSLPWDGFTWDWFFGTEAPRLGVFHERPILRSIGTSAFVAVWVSGLAVLVGTCNAFLFVRHDFAGKDFLYILMLLPLIIPGIILGISILVFSSTIANTLEEATGLWFDGLRPGLILVILGQFSFITTFATLVISARLQKFDRSLEEAALNLGATKWGAIRQVTLPFLLPAMIAAAVVAVLMSFENFNTTLMLVGSDAPLTVTMFDRLKQGSTPVLNAVSLLLIVVSAILGLASLLSRR, encoded by the coding sequence ATGATCACGGGTATTCCACAATCGTCGGGCTTCAAATGGACCTATAGGGCCTATGTGACGCTGTTCTTTATTTATCTGGCACTGCCATTGGTGACGGTCTGTGTCTTTGCTTTCAATGACAGTGTCTTTCCCTCGCTGCCATGGGACGGGTTCACATGGGACTGGTTCTTTGGCACCGAAGCGCCGCGGCTGGGGGTGTTTCATGAACGGCCCATCTTGCGCTCCATCGGCACCTCGGCCTTTGTTGCGGTCTGGGTGTCGGGGCTGGCCGTGCTGGTGGGCACCTGCAATGCCTTCTTGTTTGTCCGTCACGATTTTGCGGGCAAGGATTTCCTTTATATCCTGATGCTGTTGCCGCTGATCATTCCGGGGATCATCCTTGGGATTTCGATTCTCGTGTTCTCGAGCACCATCGCCAACACGTTGGAAGAGGCGACGGGCCTGTGGTTTGACGGGCTGCGCCCCGGTTTGATCCTTGTGATCCTTGGGCAGTTTTCCTTTATCACCACCTTTGCAACGCTGGTGATTTCTGCCCGTCTGCAAAAATTTGATCGTTCGCTGGAGGAGGCCGCGCTGAACCTTGGCGCGACCAAATGGGGCGCGATCCGGCAGGTGACGCTGCCATTCTTGCTGCCTGCGATGATTGCGGCGGCGGTTGTTGCGGTGCTGATGAGCTTTGAGAATTTCAACACAACGCTGATGCTGGTGGGCTCGGATGCGCCGCTGACGGTGACAATGTTTGACAGGCTCAAACAAGGGTCAACGCCGGTGCTGAACGCGGTCTCGCTGCTGTTGATCGTGGTCTCTGCGATCCTTGGCTTGGCGTCCTTATTGTCGCGGCGGTAG
- a CDS encoding K+/H+ antiporter subunit F, which translates to MEPAMQFMNAALVIAFALVALSQVLSMVRLVIGPSTGDRILALDTMVVNAIGLIILLGISQGSRIYFEVALIIAMLGFVSTVAYARFVLRGDIIE; encoded by the coding sequence ATGGAACCTGCGATGCAATTCATGAATGCCGCCTTGGTTATCGCCTTTGCGCTGGTAGCGCTGTCTCAGGTTTTATCGATGGTGCGTCTTGTGATCGGGCCCAGCACGGGAGATCGGATTCTGGCACTGGATACCATGGTGGTGAACGCGATCGGATTGATCATCCTTTTGGGAATTTCGCAAGGCAGCCGGATTTACTTTGAGGTCGCCTTGATCATCGCCATGCTGGGATTTGTCTCAACCGTGGCCTATGCACGGTTTGTTCTGCGGGGGGATATCATCGAATGA
- a CDS encoding SDR family NAD(P)-dependent oxidoreductase — MENWANAVAVVTGGASGLGAASAKGLTEAGLKVAIFDLNEEQGQAKAAELGGIFQKVDVSDAASVKAGFAAVTEQLGAPRVLVNCAGIGPAAKTVSRGEAHDAGLFSKVIGINLIGSFHCASEAAAGMVGAEPMAPDGQRGVIINTASVAAYEGQVGQVAYAASKGGIVGMTLPMARDLADKGVRVCTIAPGLFLTPLLEGLPQEVQDSLGAQVPFPSRLGQPAEYAKLVCHILDNPMLNGEVIRLDGAIRMAPR; from the coding sequence ATGGAAAACTGGGCAAATGCAGTGGCGGTTGTCACCGGGGGCGCGTCAGGTCTGGGCGCGGCCAGCGCAAAAGGTCTGACCGAGGCTGGTCTGAAGGTCGCGATCTTTGATTTGAACGAAGAGCAGGGGCAGGCCAAAGCCGCCGAACTGGGCGGGATTTTTCAAAAGGTCGATGTGTCGGATGCGGCCAGCGTCAAGGCCGGCTTTGCCGCCGTGACGGAACAATTGGGCGCACCACGCGTGTTGGTCAATTGCGCGGGCATCGGCCCTGCGGCCAAGACGGTTTCGCGCGGCGAAGCCCATGACGCGGGGCTGTTTTCCAAGGTGATCGGCATCAACCTGATCGGATCGTTCCATTGCGCCTCCGAGGCGGCGGCAGGCATGGTCGGGGCCGAACCGATGGCCCCGGACGGCCAGCGCGGCGTGATTATCAACACGGCGTCCGTTGCGGCCTATGAAGGCCAGGTTGGGCAGGTGGCCTATGCCGCGTCCAAAGGCGGCATCGTGGGGATGACCCTGCCGATGGCACGTGATCTGGCGGACAAGGGCGTACGGGTCTGCACCATTGCCCCGGGGCTGTTCCTGACGCCACTTCTCGAGGGGTTGCCGCAGGAGGTTCAGGATTCTCTGGGCGCGCAGGTGCCGTTCCCGTCCCGATTGGGGCAGCCTGCGGAATACGCCAAACTGGTCTGTCACATTCTCGACAATCCAATGTTGAACGGTGAGGTGATCCGTCTTGATGGTGCGATCCGCATGGCACCGCGGTAA
- a CDS encoding ABC transporter ATP-binding protein encodes MPDTADLECRAISKSFDDFQAVKEVSFDVPPGTFFSILGPSGCGKTTLLRMIAGFQAPSGGDLLIKGKSMLNVPPNKRPVSMVFQHLALFPMMSIGANVGFGLRQRGVNKVDIKRQVERVLERVGLGGVADRPVDSLSGGQKQRVAIARCMVLEPDVLLLDEPLGALDLKLREHMKIELKKLQSEFNTTFVYITHDQSEALVMSDQIAVMNHGVFEQVGTARDLYYHPSTAFVAGFVGEANKYQAKVQVAGAGSLQLLTRDGVALQGVDAGEGLKEGEMTQVFVRPEAVRLSRRQEDVANLGNTGNGKVESVLFNGANSQLILRDSATGSEMSVALPQTSEFRDLTKGDPIFFGWEPDQTRCYRQAAG; translated from the coding sequence ATGCCTGATACTGCTGATCTTGAATGCCGTGCGATCTCAAAGAGTTTTGATGATTTTCAGGCTGTCAAAGAGGTGAGCTTTGACGTGCCGCCGGGCACGTTTTTCTCCATTCTTGGCCCGTCCGGATGTGGCAAGACCACGCTGTTGCGGATGATCGCGGGGTTTCAAGCGCCCAGCGGCGGTGATCTGTTGATCAAGGGCAAGAGCATGCTGAACGTGCCGCCGAACAAGCGGCCCGTGTCGATGGTGTTTCAACACCTGGCGCTGTTCCCGATGATGAGCATCGGCGCGAATGTCGGCTTTGGCCTGCGCCAACGCGGCGTGAATAAAGTGGATATCAAGAGACAGGTCGAACGGGTGCTTGAGCGTGTCGGTCTTGGCGGTGTGGCAGACCGGCCGGTGGATTCCCTGTCTGGCGGCCAGAAACAGCGTGTGGCGATTGCCCGCTGTATGGTGCTGGAGCCCGATGTGCTTTTGCTGGATGAACCGCTGGGCGCGTTGGATCTGAAACTGCGCGAACATATGAAGATTGAGCTGAAAAAGCTGCAATCGGAGTTCAACACGACTTTTGTCTATATCACCCATGACCAATCCGAAGCCTTGGTGATGAGCGATCAGATCGCCGTGATGAACCATGGTGTGTTTGAACAGGTCGGAACGGCCCGGGATCTTTATTACCACCCTTCCACAGCCTTTGTGGCCGGGTTCGTCGGAGAGGCGAACAAATATCAGGCGAAGGTGCAGGTTGCAGGCGCAGGCAGCTTGCAACTGCTGACCCGTGACGGTGTCGCGTTGCAAGGGGTCGATGCGGGTGAAGGATTGAAAGAAGGGGAGATGACGCAAGTGTTTGTGCGCCCCGAAGCGGTGCGATTGTCCCGCCGCCAAGAGGACGTTGCCAATCTGGGCAATACCGGCAATGGCAAAGTGGAAAGCGTGTTGTTCAACGGTGCCAACAGCCAGCTGATCCTGCGAGACAGCGCCACGGGCAGCGAGATGAGCGTGGCCTTGCCGCAAACCAGTGAATTCCGTGATCTGACCAAGGGCGATCCGATCTTTTTCGGGTGGGAGCCAGACCAGACACGTTGCTACAGACAGGCTGCTGGATGA